The following proteins are co-located in the Dyadobacter chenwenxiniae genome:
- a CDS encoding DUF4365 domain-containing protein codes for MSKIVRASHIIAERGVNVFADYCNRHNPYIIWREETKNDFGIDGEIELTEKTDDGKTKPTSRILKVQVKSTEHDK; via the coding sequence ATGTCAAAAATAGTTCGTGCGTCACATATCATTGCTGAGAGAGGAGTTAATGTTTTCGCGGATTATTGTAATCGGCATAATCCTTATATTATCTGGAGGGAAGAAACCAAAAATGATTTTGGTATCGATGGCGAGATTGAACTGACAGAAAAGACTGACGATGGAAAGACTAAGCCAACCTCACGCATATTAAAAGTTCAGGTCAAGTCGACAGAGCATGATAAATAG
- a CDS encoding JAB domain-containing protein has protein sequence MESFANVSNLYQVAEIELIYKTNVQASQRPKITSSIDAYNVLIQSWNPDRLEFIEEFKILLLNNASRVLGIFEVSKGGISGASADVRIVFAAALKANATGIILAHNHPSGQLVPSDADKYITENMRKAGELLNIRVLDHLIVTAEGFCSFVDDDRLG, from the coding sequence ATGGAAAGCTTCGCAAATGTCTCAAACTTGTATCAGGTAGCAGAAATTGAGCTGATCTACAAAACCAATGTACAAGCAAGCCAGCGTCCTAAAATAACATCGTCCATAGATGCATACAATGTGCTAATCCAAAGCTGGAACCCCGACAGACTGGAATTTATTGAAGAGTTCAAGATACTGCTATTGAACAATGCCAGCCGGGTGCTAGGTATTTTTGAAGTTTCCAAAGGCGGGATTTCAGGAGCAAGTGCAGATGTAAGGATCGTTTTTGCAGCGGCTTTGAAGGCCAATGCAACAGGGATTATCCTGGCACACAACCACCCTTCTGGCCAGCTTGTGCCGAGTGATGCTGATAAGTATATTACTGAGAATATGAGAAAGGCTGGAGAGTTACTGAATATTCGGGTACTGGATCATCTGATCGTGACGGCGGAAGGTTTTTGCTCGTTTGTGGATGATGACCGCTTAGGATAG
- a CDS encoding DUF4134 domain-containing protein: MKRVKSAVICKSKQLFTAILLSLSAMVAKAQDGAAGISEADSQVRSYFEPGTQLMYAIGAVLGLVGAVKVFQKWNAGDNDTGKVAAAWFGSCIFLVVVATVLQSFFGL; encoded by the coding sequence ATGAAACGTGTGAAATCCGCAGTTATCTGCAAATCCAAACAATTATTTACGGCAATATTGCTGTCGCTCAGTGCCATGGTCGCCAAAGCGCAGGACGGCGCAGCGGGTATTTCTGAGGCCGATAGCCAGGTGAGAAGCTACTTCGAGCCAGGCACACAGCTGATGTATGCCATCGGCGCGGTGCTCGGCCTGGTAGGCGCCGTGAAAGTATTCCAGAAGTGGAATGCGGGAGATAATGACACTGGAAAAGTGGCTGCGGCGTGGTTTGGAAGTTGTATTTTCCTGGTGGTGGTCGCCACCGTGCTGCAATCTTTCTTTGGCCTATAA
- a CDS encoding DUF4133 domain-containing protein, with translation MRNTSVYQINKGINASIEFKGLKAQYIWYMGGAAIVLFAIYALLYVCGIRSYICVGIVVCLGIPMIMGIYHLSGVYGEHGVTKVLARRSIPKHVRSNSRSIFKPIRSHGKILG, from the coding sequence ATGCGAAATACGAGCGTATACCAAATCAACAAAGGCATTAACGCCAGCATTGAATTCAAGGGGTTGAAGGCGCAGTATATCTGGTATATGGGTGGGGCGGCTATCGTACTGTTTGCAATTTATGCACTGCTTTATGTGTGCGGGATCAGGTCTTACATCTGTGTCGGGATTGTTGTCTGTTTGGGAATCCCGATGATCATGGGCATTTACCATTTGAGCGGGGTTTACGGTGAGCATGGAGTCACGAAGGTGTTGGCCAGAAGGAGCATTCCAAAACATGTCAGGTCAAATTCAAGAAGCATTTTCAAACCAATCCGTAGCCATGGAAAAATACTTGGATGA
- a CDS encoding TraG family conjugative transposon ATPase: MEKYLDDLIPIMDIEHNCILSKQGDITVVFQADLPEIFTLSDHDYEAFHQTLVKALRVLPSHSIFHKQDWFVDSRYEPDFSKEDTSFLSRSSERHFNERPFLDHSCYIYITKKPANRKLSTSLLSNMIRPTLVPEETMDAKVLQELLSCVGQFKHIMEDSGFVKLRRLKDEELWSQPGRTGIIEQYCYLSERESPVIKDLQFADGIQVGGQHCQLYTLADTEDLPSTCGSQIHFDRYSTDKTKFSVGYASSLGQLLSCNHIYNQYIFIDDGAKTLRKMETKRLRLQSLAAYSRKNAIALDATNAFLNEAISNQRLPVKAHFNMLVWTHNKEELNELNNKVSAALAQMEAVAKQETTGAPQIFWAGIPGNAADFPMNETFDCFAEQASCFLNLETGYRSSISPVGIRLGDRLTGKPVHVDISDEPIQKGICTNRNKFILGPSGSGKSFFTNHMVRSYYEQGSHIVLVDVGHSYKGLCELVNGYYFTYQETNPIRFNPFYIAEGDALDTEKKESIKTLILALWKKDNEVFKRSEYVALSNALTMYYAEINSSGGFPCFNTFYEFLRDQFVNILSEDKVKDRDFDIGNLLYVLRPYYQGGEFDYLLNATENIDLLSERFIVFELDNIKDHPILFPVVTIIIMEVFISKMRKLKGIRKMILIEEAWKAIAKEGMADYIKYLFKTVRKYLGEAIVVTQEVEDIISSPVVKQAIINNSDCKILLDQSKYQNKFDQIQELLGLTEKEKTLILSVNKANDPLRKYKEVFISLGGTLSRVYRTEVSLEEYLCYTTEETEKIKVMDYARRFGSMQKGIAALAQDMKAANS; the protein is encoded by the coding sequence ATGGAAAAATACTTGGATGACCTCATTCCGATCATGGACATTGAGCACAATTGCATCCTGAGCAAGCAGGGCGACATTACAGTGGTATTTCAGGCAGATCTGCCTGAAATATTCACCCTGTCCGATCACGATTACGAGGCCTTTCATCAAACGTTGGTGAAGGCGCTGAGGGTGCTTCCCTCCCACTCCATATTTCACAAACAGGATTGGTTTGTCGACAGCCGGTATGAACCCGACTTTTCAAAAGAGGACACCAGTTTCTTGTCACGGAGCAGTGAGCGGCATTTCAATGAGCGGCCATTTTTGGATCACAGCTGCTACATCTACATTACCAAAAAGCCAGCAAACAGAAAGCTTTCAACCTCGCTGCTCTCCAATATGATCCGACCGACGCTGGTGCCTGAGGAAACGATGGACGCCAAAGTATTGCAGGAATTGCTAAGCTGCGTCGGCCAGTTCAAGCACATTATGGAAGACAGCGGCTTTGTTAAGTTGCGACGGTTGAAGGATGAGGAACTTTGGAGCCAGCCCGGCCGAACCGGGATTATTGAGCAATATTGCTATTTGTCGGAGCGTGAAAGCCCAGTTATCAAAGACCTGCAATTTGCTGACGGGATTCAAGTCGGAGGTCAGCACTGTCAACTGTATACGCTGGCTGATACGGAAGACTTACCATCTACCTGCGGCTCACAAATCCACTTTGACCGGTACTCGACGGACAAGACAAAATTCAGCGTTGGCTATGCGTCTTCGCTCGGGCAACTGCTAAGCTGCAACCACATTTACAACCAGTACATTTTCATTGACGATGGCGCCAAAACGCTTCGAAAAATGGAAACCAAACGGCTGAGGTTGCAATCACTGGCTGCTTATTCGCGAAAGAATGCGATCGCACTAGATGCAACCAATGCATTTTTGAACGAAGCGATCAGCAATCAGCGATTACCTGTGAAGGCGCATTTCAATATGCTTGTTTGGACGCACAACAAGGAAGAGCTCAATGAGCTCAACAACAAAGTCTCTGCCGCACTTGCGCAAATGGAAGCAGTCGCCAAGCAGGAAACGACGGGCGCACCTCAGATTTTTTGGGCGGGCATTCCGGGCAATGCGGCGGACTTTCCAATGAATGAAACCTTTGATTGTTTTGCCGAGCAGGCCTCCTGCTTTCTAAATCTAGAAACGGGTTACCGGTCGTCAATCAGCCCTGTCGGCATCCGGCTTGGTGACAGGCTCACAGGCAAACCGGTGCATGTAGATATTAGCGACGAGCCGATCCAGAAAGGGATTTGCACTAACCGGAACAAATTCATTTTGGGGCCTTCCGGCAGTGGCAAGTCGTTCTTTACCAATCACATGGTGAGAAGCTACTATGAGCAAGGTTCACATATTGTGCTCGTCGATGTCGGTCACTCCTACAAGGGCCTTTGTGAATTGGTAAATGGATATTACTTCACTTATCAAGAAACTAACCCGATCCGCTTCAATCCCTTCTATATTGCAGAAGGTGATGCCTTGGATACGGAGAAGAAAGAAAGCATCAAGACGCTGATCCTTGCGCTTTGGAAGAAAGACAATGAGGTTTTCAAGCGCAGCGAGTATGTAGCCCTGTCCAATGCATTGACGATGTACTACGCAGAAATCAACAGCTCAGGCGGATTTCCTTGCTTCAACACCTTCTACGAATTCTTGCGTGACCAGTTTGTAAACATCCTGAGTGAAGACAAAGTCAAAGACAGGGATTTTGATATTGGCAATTTGCTTTATGTTTTAAGACCCTACTATCAGGGCGGTGAATTTGACTATTTACTGAATGCGACCGAAAACATTGACCTTTTAAGTGAGCGGTTTATCGTCTTCGAGCTGGATAACATTAAGGATCACCCGATTTTGTTCCCTGTGGTAACGATTATCATCATGGAGGTTTTCATCAGTAAAATGAGAAAGCTGAAAGGCATCCGCAAAATGATCCTGATCGAAGAAGCGTGGAAGGCGATCGCCAAGGAAGGAATGGCCGATTACATTAAGTATTTGTTCAAAACTGTCCGGAAGTATTTGGGTGAGGCGATTGTGGTGACGCAGGAAGTGGAAGACATTATCAGCTCTCCCGTGGTCAAACAAGCGATCATCAACAATAGCGACTGCAAAATCCTGCTGGATCAGAGCAAGTATCAAAACAAGTTCGACCAGATCCAGGAACTACTCGGTCTTACGGAAAAGGAAAAGACGCTGATCCTGTCGGTCAACAAAGCAAATGATCCGCTTCGCAAGTATAAGGAAGTCTTTATCAGTCTCGGCGGGACGCTTTCCAGAGTGTACCGGACCGAAGTTAGCCTGGAAGAATACCTGTGCTACACCACTGAGGAAACCGAGAAAATCAAGGTGATGGATTATGCCAGGCGGTTCGGAAGCATGCAAAAAGGAATTGCCGCGCTTGCCCAGGATATGAAGGCAGCAAACTCTTAA
- a CDS encoding conjugal transfer protein TraI, producing MRKHILFFTLILALTMTPVQNAQAANPWAAVIKAAIKKVVRAVDLMIQRRQNKVIRLQNAQKAIENTMAKLQLDDITEWVKKQRDLYKKYYEELKKVKAVIAYYFKIKQIADKNSRLVDEYKRFWGLISDDKHFTAQERNYIFQVYVGILENSAKNIDLLKMIVESLTMQMTDAKRLELIDNAADKTDQLYSDLTRFNQENAMLSISRSKNQQEVDVVKKLYGIN from the coding sequence ATGAGAAAGCATATTCTATTCTTCACGCTAATACTCGCGCTAACAATGACGCCGGTCCAAAATGCCCAAGCGGCGAATCCTTGGGCCGCAGTAATCAAAGCTGCGATCAAGAAGGTTGTTAGAGCAGTTGATTTGATGATCCAGCGCAGACAGAATAAAGTAATCAGGTTACAAAATGCACAGAAAGCCATTGAAAATACGATGGCAAAGCTGCAACTGGATGATATTACTGAATGGGTCAAAAAGCAGCGGGACCTTTACAAGAAGTATTATGAAGAGCTCAAAAAGGTCAAAGCAGTCATTGCCTATTACTTCAAGATCAAGCAGATCGCTGATAAAAACTCCCGGCTTGTTGATGAATACAAGAGGTTTTGGGGGCTGATCTCAGACGACAAGCATTTCACTGCCCAGGAACGCAACTACATCTTCCAGGTCTACGTGGGTATCCTCGAAAATTCCGCGAAAAACATTGACTTGCTCAAAATGATCGTGGAATCCCTGACCATGCAAATGACAGACGCGAAGCGGCTAGAACTGATCGACAACGCAGCCGACAAAACAGACCAGCTATATAGCGACCTGACCCGTTTCAATCAGGAAAACGCAATGCTTAGTATAAGCCGCTCGAAAAATCAGCAGGAAGTGGATGTGGTCAAAAAGCTATATGGGATCAATTAG
- a CDS encoding TerB family tellurite resistance protein, translated as MKYALILLLLTSLLLPVKEAKAQTPEVTQLILNIQKLNQLRKILKELKAGYDILFKGYTTIKDISKGNFKLHEAFLDGLLEVSPAVKRYKRIAEIVEFQVRLISEYRTALGHFQSGEYFNKDELDYMERVYSRLISQSLKNMDALTMVLTAKKMRMSDDERLSAIDKIHEEMQDKLVFLRHFNSTAATLGLQRAKEFAEVETSAQLNGVKP; from the coding sequence ATGAAATATGCACTGATACTATTACTGTTGACTTCGCTCCTTCTTCCGGTGAAGGAGGCGAAGGCCCAAACGCCGGAGGTCACACAACTGATCCTGAATATTCAAAAGCTTAATCAGCTACGGAAAATCCTGAAAGAGTTGAAGGCCGGATATGATATTCTTTTTAAGGGTTACACGACAATTAAGGATATTTCAAAAGGTAATTTTAAATTACATGAAGCATTCCTTGACGGGCTCCTGGAAGTTAGCCCAGCAGTAAAACGATACAAACGTATAGCGGAGATCGTGGAATTTCAAGTTCGGCTGATTTCGGAATATCGGACAGCATTAGGGCACTTTCAATCAGGGGAGTACTTCAATAAGGATGAGCTTGATTACATGGAGCGCGTTTATTCCAGGCTGATTAGTCAAAGCTTGAAAAACATGGATGCATTGACGATGGTACTGACCGCCAAAAAAATGCGAATGTCCGACGATGAGCGCTTGTCTGCCATTGACAAGATCCACGAAGAGATGCAGGACAAGCTGGTTTTTCTCCGTCATTTCAACTCCACAGCAGCAACATTAGGCTTACAACGGGCCAAAGAATTTGCCGAAGTCGAAACCAGCGCACAATTAAACGGCGTCAAGCCTTAA